The genomic interval AAGCGGATGCACGCGTTGCTGAGTTATCTGGCGGCATGAAGCGGCGGTTGGTGCTGGCACGTGCGCTGATCAACGATCCACAACTGCTCGTTATGGACGAGCCGACGACTGGTCTCGATCCGCATGCCCGCCATCTAATCTGGGAACGGCTGCGTTCGCTACTTGCACGCGGCAAGACGATCCTGCTGACGACCCACTTTATGGAAGAGGCAGAGCGGCTGTGCGATAGGCTGTGCGTGCTTGAACAAGGACGCAAGATCGCTGAAGGCGAGCCTCACACGCTAATCAACGAACAGATTGGCTGCGATGTCATGGAGATCTATGGCGACAATCCGCACGAATCCATTGAACTGATCAGGCCTTACGCACAGCGCATTGAACAAAGCGGCGAGACCATCTTTTGCTATGCACCGGACCTGGAGCAGGTGCGGAAGCAGTTGCGGGGGCGTGCGGGTTTGCGCCTTCTGGAGCGTCCGGCGAATCTCGAAGATGTGTTCTTGCGCCTTACCGGACGCGAGATAGAGATATGATGAGAGTGACTTACGGCGCGGCCATGCCCGCCAACGCGCGTAACTGGGTCGCGGTATGGCGTCGCAACTATTTGGCTTGGAGGAAGGTCGCGCTAGCATCGCTTCTAGGCAATCTTGCCGATCCGATGACGAATCTACTTGGTCTTGGCTTTGGCCTCGGCCTAATCGTCGGCCGCGTAAACGGAACTTCCTATATCGATTTTCTGGTTGGCGGCATGGTTGCGACCAGCGCGATGACTTCCGCGAGCTTCGAAACGATCTACGCAACGTTCGCCCGCATGCATACTCAACGGACCTGGGAGGCAATGCTGTGTACACAGCTGACGCTCGGCGACGTCCTGCTCGGTGAGGTGGCGTGGGCAGCCAGCAAGGCCCTGCTGGCCGGCACTGGAATTACAATCGTTGCTGCGGGATTGGGATATGCGGCATGGCCATCCATGCTCTATGCGCTGCCCGCAATCGCCCTCACGGGATTCGTCTTCGCAAGCTTGGCGATGGTCATCGTATCACTCGCGCCCAGCTACGACTACTTCGTGTTCTACCAGACGCTAGTCCTTACACCCATGGTGTTCCTCTGCGGCGCAGTGTTCCCGATCACACAGTTGCCCGCCGCCTTCCAGCTCGTAGCCGCCTTGTTGCCCCTGGAGCACTCGATTGAGCTTATTCGCCCGGCGATGCTTGGCCGGCCAGTCGACAGCGTCGGCACACATATTGGCGCACTCTGCATTTATGCGGTGGTGCCGTTCTTGTTGTCGGTTGCGCTGCTTCTCCGACGCCTGATGCGCTGAGAGGCCGCTGTGGAAGAGTCGACTAACGCTCAGCCCATGGCTTGGAGATCCGTGATGCTTGCAAGGTCGCGTGTGCTGGTGTTGTTGGACTGGTGTATGCAGCGGCGAGTGGCTGAGGGGCCGCTGGTCACAATTGAGCCTTTTACAATAGATGGAGAGTGAGATGCTGTGTCTCGGCGTGAGCGGCGGACTAGACAAGGTTTATGAATGTCGACCCGAGCTTCCAAGCACATTCCTTCACGATGGCGCAGCTGTGCTCGTGCGCGACGGACGTGTTATCGCGGCAATTGAAGAAGAGCGCCTCAATCGGGTCAAGCATTCTAACAAATTTCCAAGCCACTCGATCAAATACTGCCTCGAAGCGGCAGGTGTTCAACTGAGCGACGTCGATCGCATCGCGTTCTATGCAACCGAAGCGTACTGCAATGCGATGCTCGAGCGCCTGTTCGTTTCGCAGCCGTCCGACGTTATTCCGATGGATGCCAGGCTTTTGCTGCGAACAATGCTGGCTCAGGAGTTCAGCACCGAGGTCGATCAGTCTCGTATCTCATTCGTAAGTCACCACCAGGCGCACGCGGTAAGCGCATTCGCAATGTCCGGATTTGAAAAAAGTCTGGTCCTTGCAATCGATGGCGGCGGTGAGTTTCTCTCCGGCCTCGTTGCCATCGGAGCTGGAAGCGACGTTAACCAACTCGTGAGCTTTCCGGAGAGCGACTCTTTGGGGCTGTTTTATCTCGAGACGATACGTTACCTCGGCTATAGCTTGTTCGACGAGTACAAGGTCATGGGCCTTGCCCCGTACGGGGATCCCGCTCCTTATCGCAAGCTGTTCGAGCAGTTCTACGAACTGGGCGATAACGGCGGCTACCGGCTCCACCTGGATCGCATCGGTCCGACGCTGGTCCGCAATATTCAGGTTCGGCGGAAGGGAACGCCATTCACTCAGCAGCATCGCGACGTCAGTGCTTCATTGCAGGAAGCGCTCGAACGGATCGTGTTTCACATACTTCGGCATTATCGAGAAGCCACGGGCATGTCGAGGCTGTGCTTAGCCGGCGGAGTAGCTCACAACTGCACCGTGAATGGTAAGCTGCTGTATTCAGGGCTCTTCGAAGATATCTTCGTGCAGCCCGCGGCGCACGATGCCGGTTGCGCGTTAGGCGCTGCACTGATGGCCTCTCATGAGATTGGTCAGTCTGCGCCGCGCGAGCGGCTCCAGGAGGTCTATTGGGGGCCCGATGTCGGGACCGAACATACCGTAGAGCAGGAACTGAATGCATGGGCCGGGCACCTCGACATTGAACGCAGCGATGACGTGGCGGGCAGGGCGGCCGATTGGATGGCAAACGGCGCAGTCATCGGCTGGGTGCAGGGTCGATCGGAATTCGGACCACGAGCGCTCGGCAACCGCAGTATTTTGGCCGACCCGCGACCTGCAGCTAACAAGGATCGCATCAACGCGATGGTCAAGAAGCGCGAAGGCTATCGGCCATTCGCGCCCTCCGTGTTGGAGGAGGATGCTCCCGAATATTTCGATCTCCCGGCTGGCTTGAGGGAATTTCCATTCATGAACTTCGTAGTTCGCGTGCATGATTCAAAGCGCGACTTGCTGGGAGCGATTACGCACGTTGATGGCACTGCACGGCTGCAGACAGTGTCCCGCAAGTCAAATCCAAGCTACTGGGGCCTTATCGATGAGTTCAGGAAGCGAACGGGCATTCCAGTTCTGCTCAATACCTCCTTTAACAATAATGCCGAACCGATCGTGGATTCGGTTGCAGACGCCGTCGCCACATTTCTGACGACTGAGCTCGATGCTCTTGTGGTCGGGTCGTTTCTGGTCAGAAAGCGATCTGTAACGCTTGACGATTGGACTTCGCTCGCAGTTTCATTGCCACCTTATACATCCCTGTATTGCGTTCGCGCTCACACAGCACGAGATCGGCAAGAGACAATATGCGAGGTCCGCACCACGTTTTCCGGCGGCGGCGCAGTGCGTGTCTCAGATGAGTTGTTCGATCTGCTGATGCGGGTCAAGGGCGAAGCCGTCCTCCGTGACCTCTTCGATTTCATGGTATTGGACCACACGAAGCGTGAGGCTCTCGTCGAAGAGTTGAGGGACCTGTGGGAGCAACGCCGGGTTCGCCTACATCCGCCCTCATGCGCTACTCACTTGAAGAGTGCTTCCCATCAGATGACAGAACTAGCATAAGCGTGCTCACCATGGTTGGGTCGAATCTCTCGACACGAGTGCGAGGCACGGGAGGAGAACGTACTCCGGTGATAGCGCTACTATACAGGGGAGCCGATGAACCTCCTCAATGTTGTGTCGGACACCATCGTTCGAGCGGATAGTCACTCGGCCCAAGCAGCTTATCAGGCGTTGCCGGGCCGTGGAGCATGGCGATGGCTCGGCTAAAGTTTGCGCGCCTGCTGATCGATCCGGTACGTTGCGGCGAGGAAAGTTGAAATGCTTGATGACGGAGTTAGGAAGGAAAGATTCGTCGTTTCTCGGCGGCGCACTGGTCTCGGTGATTGCCTGTGGTCGCTGGCGGCAGCCTGGCAGTACGCCAAGCGGACAGACCGTACACTAGTCATCGATTGGCGGGGCTCTTGCTATCTCGGTCAACCCTTCGCCAATGCGTTTCGGGTATTCTTCGAACAAATTGATGAGATCGCCGGCGTACGTGTGATCTGCGATGATCAGGTCAACAATCTCTCACTTCCCGGACCGTTCTTTCCAACGTGGTGGAATCGGCCATCGATCGACTGCGTTTATCGACCAGATGACCAGATCTTCCGGGAACGCGACGAGCTGAGGCAGCTTTTCGAGTCCGGGGACGATACTGAGGCGAATACTGTTGTGTGCGATGCGTGTTTGATGTGGGCTTGTGATCAGGACGCCGAGCGACAAATATTTCGCAGCATCAAACTGCGGTCTGAAATCCAAGCTCGGATCGACGCGATATATCAGGAATACTTTGAGGGGTGTAGCGTAGTCGGCGTTCATGTTCGACACGGCAATGGCGAAGATATCATGGCGCACAGGCCGTACTGGGCCGATCCGGAAGTTGCCTTGCGGCAGGTGTGCACCGCCATCCAAAAGGCGAAAGCTCTGCCCCATGCAAAGCCCGTGAAGGTCTTCTTGTGCACGGATAGCCCGAAGGTTCTGGATCAGGTCTCGGCCAAGTTTCCCGACCGCTTTACTATCTCGAAGCGCTTTCAAGCGGATCAAGCCGGCCCGTTACACAGTGCCGAGCTGGGAGCGGACGGCGGATCTTCGGCTCTTATCGAGATGTACCTTCTCGGACGATGCGATACCGTAATTCGGTTTCCCCCGACCAGCGCCTTTACGCGCTTTGCTCGACTTGTCGCGCCGCGCATTATTGAGTTCGATTTGAATGATCCGACGCGTTTAATCCTGATTGAAGAGCCACCTGAACGTCATGCGATCTCATAAACCGCATAACGCATACTCTCGCTGATCATACGACGACTTCGCGTGTGCTCTGTTGCTTCCTCGGGGCCCAGTGCATTTGCCGAGGCTTAAGCGGCGCGGCGCGCGCGGCAGATTGCCTGGCTTCGAAATGAGTCCCGCCGATCATACCCCGCTTCGCGGCCCGTAGATGAAGTGCTTTCCGGCAAAGCCGTTGTCGATAGCCGCTGGGCGGACTTTCGTCTTCGCGCCGACTAACGGCCTTGTTGGAGGTCGAGCGCGTCTCTAGAGCACATCATCGAAATCAAAAAGGCGCCAACCGCTGGAACGACGCGCGTTCATTGCATGTCGCTCGCGGAGCAGCCTAGCCGACGAATCTGACCTATGAGGCTACTGCGTCTGGTTGGCAATCCCGGCCGGCGTGCGCCAAGGCAATGAACACCGCCCCGTTTGATGTGCGTGCCCATAAGTGGACTGCGGTCCTCGCTGTCTATGGCGGCTGTAAGACGTCGGGTGGCCCCATTAGGAGCACGACAGAGTACATTGAAAGGCACCGACCGGAGTCTCGTTCTCAGAAAGCCACTGCTGAACCGCGCAGCTTCCTTTCCTACGCATCGAAAAGGTCGGTGCCATCAATTCAAGGAGCGCGCTCGCGGACGTGATGTTCGTCGGTTAGCTCACAAATTGTCCGCCTTCGGATGCATTGAAGGGTTTCGGACAAACAAGGCACCACTGTTGCGGTTGCAGCAGCGCGAAAAAGACAATGGTGCACATGTCCGCCGGCGCGATTTCGTGAGCTGGAAGAGGAACGAATACACGGCACGTGCTGCTGTCTGAAAGAACACGCGCCTGATGTCCGGAAGGGGCTAAGCCTGCGCGCGTGACATTGCGTCGCATCGTGCCGGCGTTCTATGTATCCGACTGGTCCAGATCCTGCACTCACCTACGCGTGAGTGAATGGACAACGACAGAAGAAGGAAAGATATCGTTCATTTAACGGCGTGTCGGACGAGGGCGCGCTCCGGCGTCACTGTCGGAAATGGACGTTAACGTCCGTTTCATGTTGCCGAGAGTGTATGCAGAATGCAGCGCGTTTGCACGCATCCGATCGACCGCAGAAATATCACGACCCTCACGGCAGATGCCGGGTGGCTTAATAAGGGGAAAAAGCGGATCTAGTCCTCGAGTGAGAACCAAGGTCACGCTAGATCACGATACATGACGTCGAACAGATATGATCGGATGCGCCCACATAGGAGAAATCGTTGCTCATTCTTGCTAAATGGATGCCGGTTGTGTTCCAAAGAGTTTCCGCGCAATTGTTTGAAGGAACGTGAAGCGAATGAAAGCTCCTTCTTTATCGTCGTGCCATGAAAAGGTGTTATATCTTAGCGCCATCAGAATGAGCGCGAGATCGAGCGTGAGATGCAAGACGATGTTTCGAAGTGTCAACTAACTGCACGTGAAGAGAGCAAGGGCGGCGTCGACGTTGTCGGGGTGCAGATTGATTCCGAATGCGAGTGGCAAGGCCCGGAAGCCGGATCGAACCTTCCCGTGGTCCTGCCATTGAACGAGATCGCGCTTAGAGGAGTGTTCGAAATATCGAACATGCTCGCCAGCCCGTCGCGGCTCGAAGTCGCGTTAGCAAGTGTCATCGATTTGCTGCAGTCCTCTTTGCAGATGCGACATGGTGTCGTGTCTCTTTTGGCAGACGATGATGTGCCCGAGATTGCAGTCGGCGCTGGCTGGAGCGAAGGAAGCGATGAGCGCTACCGTATGCGCCTGCCGCAAAAAGCGATTGAGGAGATCGTGACGACGGGCATGCCGTTCGTCGCTGAAGACATTGCCAAGCATCCGGCCTTTAGCGCAGCTGACATGGACGTGCTCGGCGTATCCGATCACATGCGATTGTCGTTCATCGGGGTTCCTATTAGCGTCGATGGAAAGGTAGTTGGCACCCTATCCATTGAGCGTGTGCCAGACCTGGACTCGATGTTCCCACTCGATTCCGATGTCCGGCTACTCACCATGATCGCCAATCTGATAGGGCAGGCGGTGAAGCTCCATCGCTTGGTCGCGCGCGACCGCAAACGCCTCATGGCGGAGGGCTATCGATGGCAGAAGGAGCTGCTCGAATTTAAGCAGCCAGCGCGAGAGCGTAAGAAGGTTCACATCGATGGTATTATCGGTACCAGCCCGGCGTTGCGCGGACTGCTAGACAAGATCGCGGTGGTAGCCAAGTCGAATGCGACGGTTCTTTTGCGAGGTGAATCAGGCACCGGCAAGGAGCTGGTTGCAAAGGCAATCCACGAGTTATCCCCGCGTGCCAAGCGGCCGTTCATCAAAATGAACTGCGCAGCGCTGCCTGAGACCGTGCTGGAATCCGAATTGTTCGGGCATGAAAAAGGAGCCTTTACCGGGGCCCTTAATTCGCGCAAAGGACGCTTCGAGCTTGCCGACAAGGGAACGTTGTTTCTGGACGAGATTGGCGAGATCTCGGGCTCGTTTCAGGCAAAGTTGCTGCGGGTTCTTCAGGAGCAAGAGTTCGAACGCGTCGGTAGTGGTCACACCATGAAAGTTGACGTTCGAGTGATCGCTGCAACCAACAAGGACCTGGAGGGGGCGGTGTCAAAAAGCGAGTTTCGCGCCGACCTCTACTATCGTATTAGCGTAGTTCCATTGCTTCTGCCGCCGCTCCGCGAAAGGCGCAGCGACATTCCGCTGCTTGCCACTGAGTTTCTCAAAAACTTCAACAGCGCGAACAGTCGTACACTAACGTTCGATCCGGGTGCCGTGGACGTGCTGATGAATTGCGGGTTTCCGGGCAATGTTCGTGAACTCGAGAATTGCGTTCAGCGGACTGCAACACTGGCGCCGGGGCCATTCATTGTCAGGAACGATTTTGCTTGCTGTCATGGTCAGTGCCTTTCCGCCCTGCTATGGAAAAGCGGATTGGATGAAGCGAAGCCGCGGTCCCCGCTGATCGGTGAGCTATCGCCCAAGCCAGCTACGCCAATCCCCGACGCAGCCGCATCGGTCGCGGTTCTGACTCCGCCTGTCCTGGCCGAGCCGGTTGCTGGTACCATCTCGAGCGGTGCGAAGCTGACGG from Bradyrhizobium arachidis carries:
- a CDS encoding nodulation protein NodZ gives rise to the protein MLDDGVRKERFVVSRRRTGLGDCLWSLAAAWQYAKRTDRTLVIDWRGSCYLGQPFANAFRVFFEQIDEIAGVRVICDDQVNNLSLPGPFFPTWWNRPSIDCVYRPDDQIFRERDELRQLFESGDDTEANTVVCDACLMWACDQDAERQIFRSIKLRSEIQARIDAIYQEYFEGCSVVGVHVRHGNGEDIMAHRPYWADPEVALRQVCTAIQKAKALPHAKPVKVFLCTDSPKVLDQVSAKFPDRFTISKRFQADQAGPLHSAELGADGGSSALIEMYLLGRCDTVIRFPPTSAFTRFARLVAPRIIEFDLNDPTRLILIEEPPERHAIS
- the nodI gene encoding nodulation factor ABC transporter ATP-binding protein NodI, with amino-acid sequence MSSVAIDLAAVNKSYRGKVVVNGLTFTVAAGECFGLLGPNGAGKSTIVRMLLGMVPPDAGKITVLGKQIPAHARLARAGVGVVPQFDNLENEFTVRENLLVFGRYFSMSAREIEAVIPSLLEFARLESKADARVAELSGGMKRRLVLARALINDPQLLVMDEPTTGLDPHARHLIWERLRSLLARGKTILLTTHFMEEAERLCDRLCVLEQGRKIAEGEPHTLINEQIGCDVMEIYGDNPHESIELIRPYAQRIEQSGETIFCYAPDLEQVRKQLRGRAGLRLLERPANLEDVFLRLTGREIEI
- the nifA gene encoding nif-specific transcriptional activator NifA, with protein sequence MQDDVSKCQLTAREESKGGVDVVGVQIDSECEWQGPEAGSNLPVVLPLNEIALRGVFEISNMLASPSRLEVALASVIDLLQSSLQMRHGVVSLLADDDVPEIAVGAGWSEGSDERYRMRLPQKAIEEIVTTGMPFVAEDIAKHPAFSAADMDVLGVSDHMRLSFIGVPISVDGKVVGTLSIERVPDLDSMFPLDSDVRLLTMIANLIGQAVKLHRLVARDRKRLMAEGYRWQKELLEFKQPARERKKVHIDGIIGTSPALRGLLDKIAVVAKSNATVLLRGESGTGKELVAKAIHELSPRAKRPFIKMNCAALPETVLESELFGHEKGAFTGALNSRKGRFELADKGTLFLDEIGEISGSFQAKLLRVLQEQEFERVGSGHTMKVDVRVIAATNKDLEGAVSKSEFRADLYYRISVVPLLLPPLRERRSDIPLLATEFLKNFNSANSRTLTFDPGAVDVLMNCGFPGNVRELENCVQRTATLAPGPFIVRNDFACCHGQCLSALLWKSGLDEAKPRSPLIGELSPKPATPIPDAAASVAVLTPPVLAEPVAGTISSGAKLTDRERLIAAMEKTGWVQAKAARLLGLTPRQIGYALRKYGIEIKRL
- a CDS encoding carbamoyltransferase, whose product is MLCLGVSGGLDKVYECRPELPSTFLHDGAAVLVRDGRVIAAIEEERLNRVKHSNKFPSHSIKYCLEAAGVQLSDVDRIAFYATEAYCNAMLERLFVSQPSDVIPMDARLLLRTMLAQEFSTEVDQSRISFVSHHQAHAVSAFAMSGFEKSLVLAIDGGGEFLSGLVAIGAGSDVNQLVSFPESDSLGLFYLETIRYLGYSLFDEYKVMGLAPYGDPAPYRKLFEQFYELGDNGGYRLHLDRIGPTLVRNIQVRRKGTPFTQQHRDVSASLQEALERIVFHILRHYREATGMSRLCLAGGVAHNCTVNGKLLYSGLFEDIFVQPAAHDAGCALGAALMASHEIGQSAPRERLQEVYWGPDVGTEHTVEQELNAWAGHLDIERSDDVAGRAADWMANGAVIGWVQGRSEFGPRALGNRSILADPRPAANKDRINAMVKKREGYRPFAPSVLEEDAPEYFDLPAGLREFPFMNFVVRVHDSKRDLLGAITHVDGTARLQTVSRKSNPSYWGLIDEFRKRTGIPVLLNTSFNNNAEPIVDSVADAVATFLTTELDALVVGSFLVRKRSVTLDDWTSLAVSLPPYTSLYCVRAHTARDRQETICEVRTTFSGGGAVRVSDELFDLLMRVKGEAVLRDLFDFMVLDHTKREALVEELRDLWEQRRVRLHPPSCATHLKSASHQMTELA
- a CDS encoding ABC transporter permease → MRVTYGAAMPANARNWVAVWRRNYLAWRKVALASLLGNLADPMTNLLGLGFGLGLIVGRVNGTSYIDFLVGGMVATSAMTSASFETIYATFARMHTQRTWEAMLCTQLTLGDVLLGEVAWAASKALLAGTGITIVAAGLGYAAWPSMLYALPAIALTGFVFASLAMVIVSLAPSYDYFVFYQTLVLTPMVFLCGAVFPITQLPAAFQLVAALLPLEHSIELIRPAMLGRPVDSVGTHIGALCIYAVVPFLLSVALLLRRLMR